The Topomyia yanbarensis strain Yona2022 chromosome 3, ASM3024719v1, whole genome shotgun sequence nucleotide sequence ctataggcaccagtgaatcaagccagcttttgttctatatcagtgcacaaataAATtctatcgttgcccccggctgcggagtgaaatgagtttgccaaatgaaacaaaagtgcccgtgctacggaataacacgatttcgatcgactttaataaaactcatgTTAGActcacagttcaggaagtggaacagttagttAAGGttaaatggagcttaatctcgctgaagttacgtacattcagcagCACCACGTTAAAAGCTGTGTTTTGATGACGTTTAGAAATTTAACACAGGCAGAGAACTTCAttgcaacatgcaacacgaggtcgaatttaataacaccagaatcaagatccgcGTGCATATgaaaaacgacatggtggacgtgcgtatccatgatttggcccccgCACTAGGGaagatgcgagtgactaaactaataccttcttacatgactatcgaatgcaaatcaccgaaggattgcgtgacctataagcaatcaacgctaatcacatatcccgggcagactcCAACATgaccaattctgtaaccatacagcccactacggaaaaacatgcgcggaagcaactagtcaaaactcatctactacagccaactctaacaagcagccaccgatgcttacagataaaccaaaaacaacgatccaattaaccaataatgcaggtacaacgaccacgacaaccgctcccaaacccaCTAgtatcgccaataaagaagcaaataccgatgaagacggatatacaacaacgacccgtaagaacaagaaacaaataagaacctctgatcgtgaacagcaagaaagcagtaccgatgacgacatggacgggaacgataacgcgagagaaggcagactgaatgacccccaagcggctgcaccgccaaggaaaaggatctcaacacgcagcagcaaactgcgtcgaCAAGATCTAGCAGATAGACATTCttaattcttttttatttttagttatattgtaaaaacttaaaaatccacggctcagttgtgctaacgcattgagcagtttcaaataaatctttagattaaaaattaaaaaaacttatATGCGCATAGGTAAGCTGGTCAAAGCAGctgttctcaacctttttcgtatcaCGGACCgcttagaaatcaccctgggttgctaCGGACCCCCACtgttaaacatcgattttgtatgctattaaTGTATCATTTTCAGTCTGTtgggaaacaagacttgaaatttcaatatccactcggaaaaataattttcttcgcggacccccagcaacgacttcacggccccctaggggtccgcggatcccaggttgagaatcactggtcAGAGCATTCTGTCGAATACTGTCCAGACATGAAGAAGAGAAGGACTGAACTTTCTAGAGACTTATTCGGGATAGATACAACAATCACATTCCAAACGCCTACCTTGTGGATCGCTGTGTGTCAACAGTTGAATGTCATTTTGTCCGCAGTACTCTTGCAACTGAGGTGGTACTACGCAGCAGGCCGCAAGGTTGATTTGCGTTATTGATGGATGAACAGTCGATGCCTCATATAGATCCTTCAACGAGTCCACGTCCAAGTCGGCTATTCCCAGCTGGCCAATCTTATTGTCAATCGCATACTTCTCCAAACTAGCCCAGAGTTTCTTGAGATTATTCACCGCATTGTCCGTTCCAATGGCCCACTCGATTACACCTTCCTTTACCTCTCCGTTTAGTTCACCGTCACCGATGTTCGCCGCCCGAGGATGATAGGCAAGAATTAGATTATCCAAGTAGGAAACATTCAACGACTCGAACAATTTCTCTACGGCATCCGTTAGACAGGTTTCCGAGTAGTGAttcaaaaaaatctttgctccaaTCTTGATATCCGTGCGTTTGTGTTCCTTCACCTTTTCCAGCAAATCGTTATTCTTGCGGGTTACCAAACTTGGCTGCCTGTCGGTAGCATCAATGACCTCTGCTTCAGCAAACGTGGATCGTAAGCAGTCCGTCAACTGTAAGGAAAGTAGAAAGACATTAGTCAAGATAAATATCGTCTAGTTACACAAAACATGTTTTGGCAATCAGTCAAAATAAAAGCAATCGGGAAGGAGCAACTAAAAATAGGTCTATGGAAGAACGGCGACGGGTTAACATTCCGGTAGGCAGCTTCCAACAAAGTATAAGAAAACACTCATTTGTTTCCGATGTGACTTCGACTTTCTCACATTCATGTCGCCAGAAGAAAACAATTTGGTTTTCTAATGCAATAATTTGTTGGGGGTGCCAGAAAAAGGCAGGTTTCAAAATGGAACTGTAATCGAAGCTCCCATGCCCAGCTTAACAGTGAAAACTTGTTGTTGTGGTTTTTCAGATGAACCTCAAACCAAAGGGCGGGATTCGGCAGCTGGGCGAGAAaactttaaaaacatttttttcctaaTTAAAACATTTGAGATGttttttttcctgaaaaaaaacgCTGAAACAGGCCTAGTGTTGTAACCACCAGTGTTATGACTTAAAATCGTGGGAACAAAATGCCAACATTGCACTTAAGTATTTTTAAGTGGAGAATACGCAACTTGGAGCATACTAAAAACACATAACTTGCGAAACCTACATAAGAAAACCGCAtacttaaaaaaatcagaataaCAATGTTAGATAAACAAACTTCACCCATCGCTATTGGCACCATCGCAGGAGGCAATCTTCCCACGCTAGAAGTGAGTCTCATGTTTAGTCTCATGCCTATATATATCCTATAAAATCCGCCAAAATAAATCTAAGCTTATTAGTAAATTAGGTATGTGAGACAATACTAGAATTGCATTAATGCTGTTATAACGATCGTCATTTTCGAATGAGACTTTTTCGTCTGTATAGCCCGTAAAACGAAGGAAATTAACTTTACCATTCTACACGTTATAATATATGCAACCGTCAGTAGCGATAAATCTAGGCGAAAAGATTTAATACTCAAAAGTAATTAAATATTCCACCATATCCAATTAGCGTTGTACACAATTTCACTTAAATCGATCTGCCAAAAATATGCCGACCGGCATACCCGCTCTTGCACCCACGTAACGGATATGATTTCCTGTTAAAACTAGTACGCTTCGGATGCGTTTGCATCTGAGAGAAATGCAGTGCAGAATGATTTGCACATTTCATTAAACTAGCATTCTTACAAGATGATGCATTGCACTTTTCTGTATTGCATCAAACCGTCAAAAGCGTAACTCCGGCATGCAAGAATACAGATTCAAGAAGTAGAACAACAAAAAACCATCGAACTAGAAACAATCCTCAAACATCGTTCGGTGAATGGAGAAGATTGGTTGGCGTGCGCACGGGGTGGCTAGGGGGGCTGTTGCCCACCTAAtgcactgattttttttaattcgaaagTGTGATTATAATGTTGAAgtaatatgaaaaatatatgaaatatattatatctggtgtaaagtggtgttttgcgattttgaaggcacggcaacaatggatcttttatGAAATGTTAAGATCTATTTATATACTAattgtgcacgaaaaaaaattccagTCGCGCAGAGCcaacatacgagcgttccaagagtagacgtcaaACCATTTCCTCGTCTATAGCTCTTTAGAAAATTTTCTGACCCAGGAAATCCAATAAGAATTGTAAAGCTTAGAAAAacgttcgagtttcggaaaatgacttcattaaatcatgaaaatcaaaaaatctcatattttactgtagaattcgctcacttttcttttttcagttttctgtgcTTCATccattgtgcattctcataaaaaatcaagtcgattcgttgattagtttctGAATTATCGGGATCGCCAacttgaaaaacgcggtttcgagaaaaacgctgtagaaaataacccattgggtattttctcttgaaaatttgggtagaagtagtttagaatatattgtttgcactgtatttttatcactgtcagtttctcgaaaattgttgccaagAGATTGTACCCAGCGTGTATTATAGTAAAtgcgcgcgaggaatgcatggctgtttaaaacaaaagaagttcagcgtggccaccaaGATTGCGGAAGACTATTATAAAGGTTCAATGCCAACAATTAAGCGGATTAAAAATAAGTTGATTTTTGCCCACCAtgccagacgccccccttaatcaCCGGGGTGTTCTTATGTTTGCGAGACCGCGGGctttggtgtgcgtggatgatcgcgaaggttttaagcgtttgtatgttaacgtgctgaatgttAGAAGAGAGTGAAATTCCCCATATCTTGTAAGTTTCCGATcacgtcgccatggaacgtgttgtttaatGGTTATTCGCGTCATTTTTTCCAACTGATGGCATagacttatgctactagggccgaagGTAAGGAACTTCCGGTCGTGATCGATTCATTATCACGCGAGcgatgggttaatgcttgaggcTGCTTTTCTGAATTTATAGGTGCTAAAAaggttcacttaattaccggggagTTTAAATGTAGGCAATCTCGCTGGCGTAAATACAGCGCTGGTCGAAAAAATACCAGCGCAAATATTTTTGGAGTTTAATGTAAAATACTTCCATACGTTCTATTCTCCAATAACATTGTATGTTTTTGTAAGTGACCTATAGTAGAGCAGAACACGCCACCATTTGGAATCAATGGTTTATTGTTTACGAAACACAGCTGTCATTTCAGAAGAAAGTCGATATGAAGCTGTTCGTAAAAATAGCAGCGCTACCACAAAAAGTTTTCAAATCGCTAAAGTTTCCAAGATTTTCAGTTTAGTCAATCTATTTTGTTCAGAATAGTATTCCTACGCTTACAATTAACCCGACATTATAAGTTTGCATATTGTAGTATTTCACGAAAATGGGTCATTCGAGGCACTGTACAGACGAGAAGCGAAATCTCATCAAACGGTTGAATGCTGGTGGCAAAACATTCCGTGAAGTTCAGGAACTTTTACAGTGTTCTGCCACAAAGATACACAATGCATTGCACTGGACAAACAAATGTGAAACTAGCGGTAGATAGCGAACAACTTCCGCTCAAACTTAACTAACTGATGGGAAGTCCGAGAAAAATACCACTACTCACAATACGGCACCTTCACAATCATCTGAACTTTGTCGAATTTCACGCCAAGTGGACCGTCGAAAAGTGGCGTACCATTTAGTGAGCTGATGATCGTAAATTGGTCAGGCTAGCCTTTGCACGATGACGAactcgaccgataaatcgacacacaatgacccccaTTGCGAGCCGCGTCCACCAACACCGCCATTAagctgtggaacaatgtttACAAACACAGTCCACAGCAAAAGCCAATCtacgtcgacccgccagtcggccacaccAGCGCTCACAGGCTAGTGGTTAATCGATAGTTTGGGCAGGTACAGAGAACGAAAAATTACAGAACAAAAAAATCCCATAAGTCCTCTCAGTCTCCTCGATGCagcactatcgaggcgtaatatAATAACCAacttaaagcagttgtctgtcaGAAATATACTTGATcatgtttgcaataccgccaAACCCGTTAACCTAAGGGAGGGTGATTTACCAGTAAAAAGCTTTGCAGCATTAAGCTGCTTGagatgaggaattccacgaagatccgttcgaaaatctttaaaatcgtgaccgaccatctcaGATTCCGTtcaaactttacacgtttcaccggcatggaaaactaaaaattttctacagtcaataagactattttgactcaagagcaatttgtTAAAAGGGCGAAGACGTTTCCACGTgtgttaatttcatttttttgttagatTACTGTATTTAAATCAGCAAAATTATCTGATAATGAGTTACAGAGAAGGAATATTTGCATGCGAAAAaatatatacactgaaaaaatggtgtgtcattttccacaaaaacaaaaatttatgttaaaaacttaaattgcggaaaattgttttttttttaattttttatattttgtaaacaaaaacctaaagagaaaagaaacattttgaatgataTTGCATGATggacttttttattgaaagcttctccatggtTCAAATAcaatgaaaaagtttcttttacgccTTCAAAACGGTAAACATtaaattgttgacattttatgatgaggTAACGCggaaaacttttaaaaagggcatgagaatacgaattaattgtttttgttggagcaaaattctaagtatctcgacaactatcgcattttggaatgcTTTTGAGTGCAATTAGGATGAAATTTAACAACCTGTATAAagtaagaaaaactttttaccgaAAAGTTATCCTTCATGCAgtcacattgaaaatgtctcttGTCTGTTTGGGTTTTtgttaacaaaaataaaaaataaaaaatgagctttcttgaaattgaaatttttgactcaaatttgtttttatgaaaaatgacacaacatttttttcagtgcatattttttcgtacagatGTATTCATTACagtattggaaaaaaaattgaaattaatgcacgtagaaaggTTTACGCCcttgtgaaaaattgttcttgaattgaaatatttcaatttccaGAAAAaacatggagattcataaaccgaacacaactgcaaagttacgttcgaatcgacgatggtcacaTTATGCGATCGgctggtttctcatggaatccctcacatCACTTTGGTAAAAAATGGCGTCTACGTCACTTTGTTTTTCGCATTTTAAAaggccatttttcataattttctaaAGACAatttcactgaaccggaagtcgtcatcttggttttcaaaaggGCCTTAAACAActatatctgacgtccactcatcaatctcgttccaaaaatacccatattgatggtgttaTAGAGAATTCCATTGAACCAGTAGTCGTAATCTTGATTAATTCAGGCATCGATATCTGgcgtctactcgtcaagcccattccaaaaatacccatattgattagatGTTAGAGAATTCCGCGAAGCCGGATGTCGCcgccttggatttcaaaatggcgtcaaacatcaaattctggcacctgctcgtcagggccattccgaaaatacccatattgattggggtATGAAGACTTTCGCTGAACCGAAGGTCGCCATCATGtaattcaaaatgacgtcaaaaatcaatttgtgGCACCTGCTCGTCAAGGCCATCCCGAAAATACCCACAAGTATTTCtccatattgattgggataCAGAGAATTTTgctaaaccggaaatcgccatcttgaacatcaatttatggcacctactcgtcacgaccattccgaaaatacccttttgccttttgtcttttgtcttttgcattcaaaagcgCTTAGAAACTTTTTTGCAAAAATcgtattaattgcgaaatccgtgcaaaaaaactgccaaagctctttgcatttaaaaaggcttcgaatttttttttttttagaaatagtcttttgcattcaaaaggtcttaattttttttttgcaaaagcgCGTTAATTTGAAAATATGCATAAAAAatcgcgttaattcgaaaatccacgtaaaaaccgcgtaaaaactgAGT carries:
- the LOC131689675 gene encoding glutamate--cysteine ligase regulatory subunit, translating into MLSHLLKENINVIVSTGNVLNVSDLRKKAGQKPTDELTDCLRSTFAEAEVIDATDRQPSLVTRKNNDLLEKVKEHKRTDIKIGAKIFLNHYSETCLTDAVEKLFESLNVSYLDNLILAYHPRAANIGDGELNGEVKEGVIEWAIGTDNAVNNLKKLWASLEKYAIDNKIGQLGIADLDVDSLKDLYEASTVHPSITQINLAACCVVPPQLQEYCGQNDIQLLTHSDPQELLPRQVLNDLELSAYRATWTTRYQVHIKCRGVLAAKGFIVGLTRN